One window of Chryseobacterium sp. JJR-5R genomic DNA carries:
- the idi gene encoding isopentenyl-diphosphate Delta-isomerase produces MEFVVLVTPEDKVLGSMEKQQAHVNGLLHRAFSVFLFNGKGEMLLQKRASGKYHSPLKWTNAVCSHPRIEETYFEGARRRLKEELGIEVELSEKFSFIYKADVGNGLWEHELDHVFTGTFEDGFMLNEDEVHEVRFITMEDLDKEMAEHPDNFTEWFKIILEEYKHQL; encoded by the coding sequence ATGGAATTTGTAGTTTTAGTAACCCCTGAAGATAAAGTTCTCGGCTCTATGGAAAAGCAGCAGGCCCACGTCAACGGCCTGTTACACCGTGCTTTTTCCGTATTTTTATTTAACGGCAAGGGCGAAATGCTTCTGCAGAAAAGAGCTTCCGGAAAATACCATTCCCCTTTAAAATGGACCAATGCAGTCTGTTCGCATCCAAGAATTGAAGAAACCTACTTTGAGGGTGCCCGGCGCCGGCTGAAGGAAGAACTGGGAATCGAAGTAGAGCTTTCAGAAAAATTCAGCTTTATCTACAAAGCGGATGTGGGAAACGGGTTATGGGAACATGAGCTTGACCATGTTTTCACCGGGACTTTTGAGGATGGATTTATGCTGAACGAAGACGAAGTGCATGAAGTGAGATTTATCACCATGGAAGATCTTGATAAAGAAATGGCTGAACATCCTGATAACTTCACCGAGTGGTTTAAAATCATTCTGGAAGAATATAAGCACCAACTTTAA
- a CDS encoding phosphoheptose isomerase, with amino-acid sequence MELEYKEHISPILKDGVKNYLIDIDGTITEDVPNEEPGRMVTCEPFPDALETINKWYDEGHQICFFTSRTEDLKQITTEWLDKHGFRYHSVLCGKPRGGNYHWIDNHLVRATRYKGKFTDLVEKQVTIEVFREED; translated from the coding sequence ATGGAATTAGAGTATAAAGAGCACATCAGTCCGATTCTTAAGGATGGTGTAAAAAATTATTTAATAGATATCGACGGAACCATTACAGAAGATGTTCCCAACGAAGAACCCGGAAGAATGGTAACCTGCGAACCTTTTCCCGACGCATTGGAAACCATCAACAAATGGTATGATGAAGGGCATCAGATCTGTTTTTTTACCTCCAGAACGGAAGACCTGAAGCAGATTACCACAGAATGGCTGGACAAACACGGGTTCCGTTACCACAGTGTTTTATGCGGAAAGCCGAGGGGCGGGAATTACCATTGGATAGACAACCACCTGGTAAGGGCCACACGGTACAAAGGAAAATTCACGGATCTTGTTGAAAAACAGGTAACGATTGAGGTATTCAGAGAAGAAGATTAA